In Panulirus ornatus isolate Po-2019 chromosome 66, ASM3632096v1, whole genome shotgun sequence, the DNA window gcgtctggggtaaaccatggaaagctgtgtaggtatgtatatttgcgtgtgtggacgtatgtatatacatgtgtatgggggtgggttgggccatttctttcgtctgtttccttgcgctacctcgcaaacgcgggagacagcgacaaagtataaaaaaaaaaaaaaaaaaaaatatatatatatatatatatatatatatatatatatatatatatatatatatatatatatatatatacacacacgtaaagaCACGCGTACGAAAGTTGTTCGAAGCCATGTGAACATGACCGTCTTTCTTCGCAGGGCGAAAGTTACCCTTGACTGCCCGATGAACTTCAATGCCTACCCCTTCGACGTGCAGACCTGCAGGATGATCATGACCTCCTGTAAGTCCTAACGGCGTGAGGCAGGAAGGCGGGAGGGACGGTACAGATAAATACGGAACAGCTAGAAAGATAGATACcttaatagataggtagatagagagagagagagagagagagagagagagagagagagagagagagagagagagagagagagagagagctggaattAGTTCTGTCGCTCATCTTTGTACAGAATAAAGAGAGGCTCATTGAACATAAGGCAACCATTCAGCTGGAAACACACAGCTGAGATAGTACACAGATCCTGCAGCACTGGGAGGTCATAGCAGtaacttaagatcaaggtagggCTGGGTATTCCCACGCTTTGGGCAAGCACACaaatgaggcgtgtgtgtgtgtgtgtgtgtgtggcagggctgaaggagagtgagggacggTGGATAAAGACCCGGTACCCGCAGACGAGTACCACACTGAGGAAATGGTGCTCTACTGGCTGGGTCAGGGCGTCACTTACTCCCATCGGATAAACGCGCTGCTTCCTGGGTATGAGCTGGAGGTCCTGTCCGACAACCTCACCGTACACCACTGGTGCAGCAATTGCCTGCTCGGTAAGTCCTCTAGAGACGCTGTTTGtgaatttgcatatatgtatatatatacagtcatggcGATACACGATGTTCATAGCACGCGATAAGTTACACCAAAGGTGACTGAGACGAGAGAACACGGTCCACGGATCTAAAACTCCTTGCACACTGTGACACATTGTAGTATTTTAGTGAGACGGATGAGAGACGTGTTTCTGTTCTACTGTagaccagctgctgctgcaggctGTAGGTGGTAAGGGGTATATGaaggtgtatgtgagagagaatgagagagagagaaaaaaaaagatagatgggTCAACATGTCATCTTTAGTGTGTTCTGTAGAACCCACTTCGGCCGCTTCGACGAGGTTCCTTCTGGAGCGGAAGTATGGCGCCCACATACTGACGGTGTACCTGCCCTCGGCGTTCTTCGTGGCCGTGGCGTGGCTCTCCTTCTTCTGGCCACCTGAGCCCATGCCTGCCCGCACCGTCCTGGTGATAACGTCGCTCCTCACTCTGGTCTCTGCTTACTCCGTCGACAGGTGAGGAGGACGGACGAACGCCACACTTCATGTTTCTAACCTTCTCCCTGTAGTCGTCATCTCTTCACACATCTAACTGAACCGTTGATACAAGACGTTGCTATATTATTTTGACTACAATTCCTTAATTTCCTCTTGTGACCTTATCTTTCTCCAGTGGCCTTATCTTCCTACTGGGGCCTTATCTTCCTACTGGCCTTTGTTGGCTACGAAATGGCCTTCAAGGCCGACTCGAACAAAACTCAAATAGTCTGATCACTTGATCGAGCACCGTGAAGCTGTGTGGTAATATATGAGCCTTAAAAGGTGGCCTTTGCTGGCCTTGAAGACCAGGCTCTGGAGCCTTTAAGATCTAGCCTTTTATTCTGAGGTATGcacctggggtgggggtggatctggcataTATTGCTTCATATATTGAGCTATGTAAACCCTGGTTATCCACTCTCATAAGTGTGTGATACACATTTAAAACATAATTTTCTATATTTGTTGGTAATGAAGAGTTCACTCAGAGCTCTTCGTCAGTGCTTGAAGAATGTGCTTCTTGGTAATCCTAAAGCGTCTTTATATCCTAAGACAACTACGCGTTAAGATTGACACAAACTTTTATCGACTGTTTGTTTTGCAAGTTGCCGCTGGTCTTCGAGTACCTGGTGGGCTTTCTTCAGGCCGGAGTACATTATGGAGAGAGTCTAAACACATTCCATATACTGCAGAAGAGTaacggtggtgtgggtgtgcgAAGTACGAGGGCTGCCCCCCTGTGAGCCACAGGAATCTCCTTGTTATCATACATTGACGTACTattatctcgttttctttttccagacAGTCCAGCCCGAAGACGGACTACGTGAAGGCCATCGATGTCTGGTTCTTCTTCTGCATCTGCCTCAACGTTCTCGTCCTGTTTGAATTGGCGGTGGTCGTGACGTGAGTTATCCATAACACGGTATATTCCCCTCTGAGATCAGATCTCTTCTGAGGTGACTCAAAAGATCAGATCTCTTCTAAGGTGACCTGAAGGAAATCTTAAAGAGTTTTGAGCAGACATCATACGCTTAGAATCTCTTGATCAACCGAGCTTTTCACTGATCCCTTTGAGAATTTCTGTAAACCTTTATACTGAATCATGACTCCAGTGGCAACTGTAAGCTAAGTGGTTAAATGATATCTAACAGTCACTTGTAGTGGTGACAGAAATGTAATGTACTGAAGTGGAAGTGTGAATGCACTACGCTGAAGTGGATATGAGAATGCAACTTCTTTTCGTGCTTGTGTGAATGCGTCACTGCAGTGATTGCTATGTGAGTGCAACTTCTTGCAGTGAATGCAACACGGTGCAGGGGCTACACTGGCTATGAACAGATCATTGTCATCAGCAACGAAAGAGCGCATCAACGCTGCACGACACACAGAAACATCCACCAAATTCTTTCCTGCAATTTCCATAGTTTTTAAATAATGTGTCAAAACACTCCACATGATCGCAAAACACATAGTTTTGCTGCTATATTCTCATCATCTAACTGTCCGAGCATCATTGCATCAGTTCTACGATTTAAATCACATTAAGCAAAACGAGGAAACAACCTCTTCCTTGATTTGGattagagaggaaggaggaggatccaGCCAATGCCATCTTGGGCTTGGATCATTCATCCACCGACGTCTGTGAGCTCAAGTGCGTTACATTTGTGTACTACTGTATGGCgtatcttcgtgtgtgtgtgtgtgtgtgtgtgtgtgtgtgtgtgtgtgtgttgcggggagagagttttacactcgggtTGCCTCTGTTTTTAATCCACAACTACCTATTTGTTCAGTGCgaggtgggagttttacactcgtgtagggcccccatctcttgtacattaTCTActtatcaaacaagaaacttatcaaaagagatgtaaagaagtactctaTAGTGTATATTGGTGGACGAATGTATAAACTGGACGAGGATGTGGTAGATGTAGACAGTAGACAGACGTTTGAAAGGTCAGGAGACAGTagacaatgttcaagagatgggaccttgGGGAATGTACGTCTATCTTACAGCACAGTACCAATGGGTGATCATAAATAGTTAATTACAGGTCGTTGTATGAtcagagtacaatctcgtcgaaatATCTTGTCACTCTAGATgagcccatcctttccctgctactgattgcaacgCAGCCTTAATGCTTGGAAAACGGGCCCTGGGGTAatatgatgatactaatgatatgataatgattatcaaaatgatgatgatggtaatgataaagaagacgatattgataataatgataatgataatgatgataatgataatgatacgggATGCTTCAACATGGAATCATGAACCATACAGAAAGTAGAACGTGATATGACAGTGACATGATTGCGTTGGTTCTCAAATTTCATAAAATGAGACTCTAGTGGTTGATTGCTGgtcctggcgagagagagagagagagagagagagagagagagagagagagagagagagagagagagagagagagagagagagagagagagactgactaacCCACGCCCATCTTCCACAGGCTCAGGCGACAGCAGCACAGCCTTCAGCTTACTCAGGTGAGACCCACGGTGAGTCCTGCCGCTGCATGTACCTCAGCCACAGCTCATGCcttgttactcacacacacacacacacacacacacacacacacacacacacacacacacacacacacacacacacacacacacactatattgcAAGGGGTCACAGTACGAGCGTGGTccagtatatgcataaaaccacgaggaaaatgaaatgcgataagttcacaagtgcactttcgtgtattaatcacatcgtcaggggagaaacaagaatgagacagaagacgtagaacagtcagttggtacacaaggaaaagacgtagctaagacgccatgggtaaacaactgactgactgttctacgtcttctatctcattcttgtatctccaatGCATATTGATATTCGTATATATGTTCCCTAACGAATGTCAACAGCTATATTCTCTAACCAGACAATCAAGGGCACGACGACAGTGATCTCTGGTGCAGCCACTGAGAGAATCCAGGACATGACCCGCCTGTCGCAGCTGCAGCGTAGGGAAGCTGTCATCGAACTGACTTCGAAGGTGGTGCTACCATCTCTCTTCCTACTGTTCAACCTCCTCTACTGGCCTATATACCTCTCCTTCCACGAACTCCACGGCCTAGACCCAGAGGAGTGACTTCGTGTTGAGGAGAGTCAGtagaatttgtttttcttttgttaccATGTGCAGTGAGGGACCAAAGTCACTTTAGCGTACGATTAAAGTTACTTTTCTTAAGTGTAACGTGGAGGACGAGGATTACTTTTGTGTAGTGTATCGCAAGGGACCAAAGACATTTCGTGTGATGTATTGCCAAGAACCATTGATACTTCTCTACTGTCGTACATAGGAGTAAGGTCACTTTCGTGTATAAAAGCAGAGAACCAAGGTCACCTTTTCTACTAGACTGTGTACGAATCAATTTACTTTTATGCACTGCAGTGGGTAGAACTAAAGTCACTTCTAAGTTCAAGTGTTGAAGGTTAAGTTGGATATCTTTACATGTACTGCCCTGTATAGAATCAAGGTCTCCTTTTTGTGTTAGTGTAAGGCAGAGAACCAAGGGAAACTTCATGGTCAAGATTGAGGGAGTTGTTTAACATCTGTGAATTGTTAAGGTCAATCTCGTTTATTGTAgtgtggatgatgaaggtcattctTGTATTGTAATTTATCAAAGTATCAAGGTCATGTTCGTGTACTGTTATGTAGAGTATTAAGGTCACTTCTTTGTTCAAGGATTTAAGGTCACCCCTGTGGTCTGCTATGTGGAGGATTAAGTCACCTCTGGGGTCTGTTATGTGGATGATTTAGGTCACCTCTGTGGTCTGCTATGTGGAGGATTAAGTCACCTCTGGGGTCTGATATGTGGAGGATTAAGTCACCTCTGGGGTCTGATATGTGGAGGATTAAGGTCACCTATATTCTTCTATGTGGAAGATTAAGGTCACTACTTCTTTCACCTTTGAAATACTTGTTATGTCCCTCTACTCTTATTATTctaacagcctcgttaggtctCTTGCTGTTTGAGTTCCACTGTATTCttcaatatatcaaaaaaactttttcaaacTATCTACCTTCTATTTCCATCCAAGTGTACTGAAACTGCCCCCGTAAATGTATATATCCAacaccaagaatactcaatatggcccattttcttttacatttttcacAGGGACACAATTACTCTTCAGAAGTTCATGAAGGGATGGACTAACCTACATAATATAGTCAAACCGCaccatattcacacttgctacaTGGTACGGGAATCAGAAACTATTACGTGTTATGACAAGCGGTTGCTCCCAGTGATGCGCATTTATTTAGtctgaagaaatatgaaaaaaaaaagaacaggattTCGCTATCTTTAACGTTCATCGTGAAGGTATCTTACTAAGGAAGCGGCCGTGTGTAGCGCTCATCAAAGAACGAGACTTAGGATTACGTTCTGGCGATACATCGTGGTGGAAACCTTTCACAGTACTGCATTTCACCTACCACACAAGGAACGTTTGACGAGAGTATCAACAGGATATAGACGACAGAAGGAGTTCAATAGTACTCTGAAGTATATGAGTTACTCAGTCTATCGACAAGAGGTCTAAACACTTATAGTGCCCCCGGGAGAGGCATTGGCTTCAGTGATGAAAAAACAGATGACTGATGTGAGAGATTAGCTTCAcaaccgaggtgtgtgtgtgtgtgtgtgtgtgtgagagagagagagagagagagagagagagagagagagagagagagagagagagagagagagtgtgtgtgtgtgtgtgtgtgtgtgtgtgtgaccaggaagTGATAACGCAGCTACCAGCtggcaagggaggggaggaaggctcTTGAGGGTGATGTGTCATCTACCTGGTATCTTGACGTCGATACTGGAAGGTGTACTTTTCgcccccaggaggaggaggaggaggaggaggtggtggtgacgcgTTGCTacagtgcgcgcgtgtgtgtgtgtgtgcgtgtcatgaGGTCACAGGCGGTCGTAAGACACATGGAACTAATGTGAGGGACACGAAGAGGTGTGGGGTTAGATCTGAGAGGTTTATGTGTCTCGTAAAGAATAATGGTGTACCTTCTACTGTGAGAGATTCATAGGATCGTGAAGAATAATGTTTGAGAATATATGTGAACctggcttgacctttgactttTATACTCATAAGGGTCAGATCAATGGATAGTCTATGGTACCCTTAGGTCTTACAGTAAGGGTCGAGAAAAGTCCTttttggggtcgaacactaaatGAGCAACGAGAAGCGCATACATAATGTGAGAAAAAGAGGATagataagaaataaagaatagaTAATCTAAGAATTTTGACATGAGTGGGAAAGCTTCCTTTTGAATTGTATAAGTGGCAATTCAGAGCTGTTGTTAGGCAACACATGAGAGGGCGAGTGTTCCAGACGTCTCCCTTCTGCCATGCAAACAGTCGAAGAGGCATTTAAATCTATAATGTACTCGATCACCACTCCGCTGTTTTCCCCGAGATCAAAACTTCTCTGTGTCACTAGTGTTATATGCACACCGAGAGTTAATCAAATGCTTTTCCTTTATCCTTTAAAACTATCAAGATAATTTTGCTGGTTTCAAAAATGATGCCTTTAAATGAATAATGatctttgtcatatatatatatatatatatatatatatatatatatatatatatatatatatatatatatatatccattttcagATCAACAAAATCATAGCCAATAGTCAACATCAAACTTGCACCAACCACTTCTCAGAAAACGCTATTACTACTTGTTTATGTATCCGAGCTGGTAGGGGACcggggtgtggtgtggcatgcaGTCTAATACACCCTCCTACCACAGCGCATCCACACGGTCGGTTAGTTGGTCGGTTGTTCATATGGGCTTTAAGCCTAAcaactgctagggtcattaaggccgtcaacgtaaggtAAATCCAACAACCGAATAGTctttaaacaccttcttcaggtggtaaagataattctaagactcaCTATGCACGCagccccatgacacacacactgcaggctgcTGCTGTCGACCCTACACTAActaggatttctttttttctagatAACATCAAATTAAACACAAAATTACCACAACAAACACAAGACGGGCATACTAGGATAGCATGACAACGCGTATCTTGTCATGCGAACTTAAACTTCCTTGAACATGATTATAGGAGTGTGGACACGACTAACTCAAACTAGGTGATATGAGTGATGAAATATTCTCTAAGTACAGACCTCCTCTTGCTCACTTGGCGCGATGAAATAC includes these proteins:
- the LOC139746940 gene encoding glycine receptor subunit alpha-2-like isoform X3, with the translated sequence MVGVGWHLSRVHGVNVNDMTIVMTVRVSMAWREPRFNYGESQADDHQHLLPLDLAFLQRIWKPDLFFLDIQDLKRFSMVKEVAGLWIMENRTLYFSFLAKVTLDCPMNFNAYPFDVQTCRMIMTSYEYHTEEMVLYWLGQGVTYSHRINALLPGYELEVLSDNLTVHHWCSNCLLEPTSAASTRFLLERKYGAHILTVYLPSAFFVAVAWLSFFWPPEPMPARTVLVITSLLTLVSAYSVDRQSSPKTDYVKAIDVWFFFCICLNVLVLFELAVVVTLRRQQHSLQLTQVRPTTIKGTTTVISGAATERIQDMTRLSQLQRREAVIELTSKVVLPSLFLLFNLLYWPIYLSFHELHGLDPEE
- the LOC139746940 gene encoding glycine receptor subunit alpha-2-like isoform X1, which encodes MAVSYYESGPSSNTERRIDVYLHIRKLRKLIWFVVYTGGCLMGGAWGQPTDTVIPGDYLKHIRPSPPDGGPVMVGVGWHLSRVHGVNVNDMTIVMTVRVSMAWREPRFNYGESQADDHQHLLPLDLAFLQRIWKPDLFFLDIQDLKRFSMVKEVAGLWIMENRTLYFSFLAKVTLDCPMNFNAYPFDVQTCRMIMTSYEYHTEEMVLYWLGQGVTYSHRINALLPGYELEVLSDNLTVHHWCSNCLLEPTSAASTRFLLERKYGAHILTVYLPSAFFVAVAWLSFFWPPEPMPARTVLVITSLLTLVSAYSVDRQSSPKTDYVKAIDVWFFFCICLNVLVLFELAVVVTLRRQQHSLQLTQVRPTTIKGTTTVISGAATERIQDMTRLSQLQRREAVIELTSKVVLPSLFLLFNLLYWPIYLSFHELHGLDPEE
- the LOC139746940 gene encoding glycine receptor subunit alpha-2-like isoform X2, producing the protein MAVSYYESGPSSNTERRIDVYLHIRKLRKLIWFVVYTGGCLMGGAWGQPTDTVIPGDYLKHIRPSPPDGGPVMVGVGWHLSRVHGVNVNDMTIVMTVRVSMAWREPRFNYGESQADDHQHLLPLDLAFLQRIWKPDLFFLDIQDLKRFSMVKEVAGLWIMENRTLYFSFLAKVTLDCPMNFNAYPFDVQTCRMIMTSYEYHTEEMVLYWLGQGVTYSHRINALLPGYELEVLSDNLTVHHWCSNCLLEPTSAASTRFLLERKYGAHILTVYLPSAFFVAVAWLSFFWPPEPMPARTVLVITSLLTLVSAYSVDRQSSPKTDYVKAIDVWFFFCICLNVLVLFELAVVVTLRRQQHSLQLTQTIKGTTTVISGAATERIQDMTRLSQLQRREAVIELTSKVVLPSLFLLFNLLYWPIYLSFHELHGLDPEE